A genome region from Rhodopseudomonas boonkerdii includes the following:
- a CDS encoding 1-aminocyclopropane-1-carboxylate deaminase, with product MLEKFTRYPLTFGPTHIEKMNRLTAHLGGKVELYAKRDDCNSGLAFGGNKLRKLEYIIPDAIASNADTLVSIGGVQSNHTRMVAAVAAKIGMKCRLVQESWVPHEDAVYDRVGNILLSRVMGADVQMVDEGFDIGIRESWEQAIEDVKAKGGKPYAIPAGASVHKYGGLGYVGFAEEVRAQEKELGFAFDYIVVCTVTGSTHAGMLVGFAKDGRERKVIGIDASFTPIQTKAQVLEIARNTAKLVELGKEIVEDDVVLVEDYAYPVYGVPSEETKDAIRLCARLEGMITDPVYEGKSMQGMIDLVKKGYFPEGSKVLYAHLGGAPALNGYGYTFRNG from the coding sequence ATGCTGGAGAAATTCACACGTTACCCGCTGACCTTCGGGCCAACGCATATTGAGAAGATGAACCGCCTCACCGCACATCTCGGTGGCAAAGTCGAACTCTATGCCAAGCGCGATGACTGCAACTCCGGTCTGGCCTTTGGCGGCAACAAGTTGCGCAAACTCGAATACATCATCCCCGATGCGATCGCCTCCAACGCCGATACGCTGGTGTCCATCGGCGGTGTGCAGTCGAACCACACGCGCATGGTCGCGGCCGTCGCCGCGAAGATCGGCATGAAGTGCCGGCTCGTCCAGGAAAGCTGGGTCCCTCACGAGGATGCTGTCTATGACCGGGTTGGCAACATCCTTCTCAGCCGGGTGATGGGCGCCGACGTCCAGATGGTCGATGAAGGCTTTGATATCGGCATCCGCGAAAGCTGGGAGCAAGCCATCGAGGACGTGAAGGCCAAAGGCGGCAAGCCCTACGCGATCCCAGCGGGCGCATCCGTGCACAAATATGGCGGCCTCGGCTATGTCGGCTTCGCCGAGGAAGTCCGTGCGCAGGAGAAAGAGCTCGGCTTCGCGTTCGACTATATCGTCGTCTGCACTGTCACCGGCTCGACCCATGCCGGCATGCTGGTGGGATTCGCCAAGGATGGCCGTGAGCGCAAGGTGATCGGCATCGACGCATCGTTTACACCGATTCAGACCAAGGCGCAGGTGCTCGAGATCGCCCGCAACACCGCGAAGCTAGTCGAGCTCGGCAAGGAGATTGTCGAGGACGATGTGGTTCTCGTCGAGGACTATGCCTATCCGGTCTATGGCGTTCCCTCGGAAGAGACCAAAGATGCCATCCGCCTCTGCGCACGCCTGGAAGGCATGATCACCGACCCGGTTTACGAGGGGAAGTCCATGCAAGGCATGATCGATCTCGTGAAAAAGGGCTACTTCCCGGAGGGCTCCAAGGTACTTTATGCCCATCTCGGCGGTGCACCGGCGCTCAACGGCTACGGCTATACGTTCCGTAACGGTTAG